A single window of Gopherus flavomarginatus isolate rGopFla2 chromosome 15, rGopFla2.mat.asm, whole genome shotgun sequence DNA harbors:
- the LOC127034668 gene encoding zinc finger protein 883-like gives MAEVAVEGCDEGQRQDFGLTGHPVNKSDIVSLIEHEEEPCVRAHQDSRERGFSRGVSSADNGIKWKTEENHQQGNSEGLAEHRNLSQREKANSSDEGNMCEGEHRPAGQHRNIEDESLEKSNPNERPFSKCQNIPIRTGERPHKCTECDKSFTRRSHLLQHQRIHTGERPYKCTECEKSFRQRSELIDHQRTHTQEKPYKCDKCGKRFIRSTRLIQHQNVHNGVKPHKCPQCEKSFSWISSVIKHQRVHTGEKPYKCPDCEKTFSWSSTLIKHRRLHTGERPYKCPTCAKCFVQSANLIKHQRIHTEQKPYACGECEETFLIRSHFILHQRMHAGEELYKCDGCEEWFGLVSDLHKHQKSHTGKKPYKCSECNKSFNKSSNLIKHQRIHTGERPYKCPDCDKSFIQSSHLMFHQRAHRGEKPYKCLDCEKSFHQSSHLIQHQRVHTQEKPFKCPECEKSFSRSSVLNKHKLIHVEDQSYKCSQCEETFNSNSRLLQHKRTHHVERPYTCPRCEKSFSHSSQLMLHQKNHTAEKPYKCVDCDKGFIYSSHLIQHQRTHTRERPYKCPVCEKSFIQSSHLLQHQKIHTGERPFRCSDCEKTFNRSSNLIKHQRTHTRENL, from the exons ATGGCAGAAGTTGCTGTAGAAGGATGTGATGAGGGACAACGACAAGACTTTGGTCTCACTGG GCATCCTGTCAACAAATCGGACATTGTGTCCCTGATTGAACATGAGGAAGAGCCATGTGTCCGAGCTCACCAGGATTCGAGGGAAAGAGGCTTTTCTAGAGGGGTCTCCTCTG CAGATAATGGAATCAAGTGGAAGACTGAAGAGAATCATCAGCAGGGAAATTCTGAGGGTTTGGCAGAGCACAGGAATTTATCACAAAGAGAGAAAGCAAATAGCTCTGATGAGGGAAATATGTGTGAGGGTGAACACAGACCAGCCGGTCAACACAGGAACATAGAGGATGAGAGCCTGGAGAAATCCAATCCAAATGAAAGACCTTTCAGCAAATGCCAAAACATTCCTATCcgcacaggagagagaccccataaatgTACTGAGTGTGACAAAAGCTTCACTCGCCGCTCACATCTTCTTCagcaccagagaatccacacaggggagaggccctataagTGTACCGAGTGTGAGAAAAGCTTCAGACAGAGATCAGAGCTGATTGATCATCAGCGAACGCATACTCAAGAGAAACCCTACAAATGTGACAAGTGTGGGAAAAGGTTCATTCGGAGCACACGGCTTATTCAGCATCAAAATGTTCACAATGGCGTGAAACCCCACAAGTGCCCCCAGTGTGAGAAAAGTTTTAGCTGGATCTCATCGGTTATTAAACACCAGAGAGTCCATACAGGtgagaaaccctataaatgcccCGACTGTGAGAAAACCTTCAGCTGGAGCTCAACCCTTATAAAGCATCGGAgactccacacaggagagagaccctataaatgccctACCTGTGCAAAGTGTTTTGTACAGAGTGCAAATCTtattaaacatcagagaatccacacagaacAGAAACCCTATGCATGTGGGGAATGTGAGGAAACCTTTCTGATCAGGTCTCATTTCATTCTGCATCAGAGAATGCACGCAGGAGAGGAACTCTACAAGTGCGATGGCTGTGAGGAGTGGTTTGGTCTTGTCTCGGACCTTCATAAACATCAGAAGAGCCACACAGGAAAGAAGCCCTATAAATGCTCCGAATGCAACAAAAGCTTCAACAAGAGTTCAAATCTTAttaagcatcagagaatccacacgggagagagaccctataagtGTCCCGACTGTGACAAAAGCTTCATTCAGAGCTCTCACCTGATGTTCCATCAGAGAGCGCACCGGGGAGAAAAACCCTACAAATGCCTGGACTGTGAGAAAAGTTTCCACCAGAGCTCCCATCTCATTCAGCACCAGAGAGTCCACACGCAAGAAAAACCCTTTAAATGTCCTGAGTGCGAGAAAAGTTTCAGCCGAAGCTCAGTGCTAAATAAACACAAACTAATCCACGTGGAAGACCAGAGCTATAAATGCAGCCAGTGTGAGGAAACCTTCAACAGCAACTCCCGCCTTCTTCAGCACAAGAGAACCCACCATGTGGAAAGACCTTACACATGCCCTCGCTGTGAGAAGAGTTTCAGTCACAGTTCGCAGCTTATGCTCCATCAGAAAAACCACACAGCAGAGAAACCTTACAAGTGTGTTGACTGTGACAAAGGCTTCATTTACAGCTCACATCTAATTCAACATCAGAGAACTCACACTAGAGAGCGACCTTATAAATGTCCAGTGTGTGAGAAAAGCTTCATTCAGAGCTCACATCTCCTTcagcatcagaaaatccacacgggagagagaccttTTAGATGCAGTGATTGTGAGAAAACCTTCAATCGGAGCTCCAACCTTATTAAACACCAGAGAACTCACACCAGGGAGAACCTGTAA